Part of the Fusarium musae strain F31 chromosome 3, whole genome shotgun sequence genome, TCTGATTTACGTAGCCTACTAAGACAGTTGAACTAACTTTCTGTCTCGTAACAAGAAGTTACACTATACATGCCAACTAATAGGGGCAAATCGACTCGCATGGGACTTTTAGTTCAAGCCAGATCTATCACATCACTAACACAGCCTGTTTGTTTAATTGACTTCGGTAAAAACCGAAGCCATCACGAAGGGAGCTAATATTAGTGACTATGACATGGGGCTCCGCAACGACTAGGCAAATGCCGATTCACACCCGAACAATCGGGCCTTTCACCTAGACTTCCCATCGATACATAAAATTTTGTCGTTATTTTCTCTTAACTTGTCACGTTTACTACagaattaaagctattaaactCTACataccttaataattatacaGAATCGGCTGCTCAGGATTTGCCAGGAACGCTGTTACTAAGATTAGATGTGACTAAGTATTGGTTACTCACTTGCGCCACCCCTTACCTTTCGGCTGTTCTTGAATTACAACTATAGAGGCCGGCACTTGAGCGGCGTCCGCGGATATCGCCATTGTTGTGAGCAGGGGACAATTTTAGTGCGTACTACCTTGCACTAAAGAAATTGTTTGCCGAGTCTATCAAGGTTACGGCTGTTAggattgaggagaagaggctggtTTCGGATGTTTTGTAGCCATTACCGCTGTTGTTCGTGCCGTGTCCCGATTAACCGATACTGGAGGTCATCAGCGAGCCATATGAGTAAGATAAGAACACGATAAGgctatataaaaactaacaATTAGCCGCACTGACTTGCAAATATCACGGAGCGCAGGAATTGGTCATTGCAAGTGTTGATCTAATAAGAGAACTTTTGTCCAACCATCTCCTCACTCTTCCTCCAAAGTAACTCTGCTTCCGTTGAACTTGTAGCCCATGGTCTGACCGTATCAGTCATTGGGTCTGCTAGACGGCATTCTAGAAGATATGCACCGTTGTGTTCTATCAAGATTAGTATATATGGGTTTGAGAGTATTGGAGTTCTACTAACCTTCAAGATCAGGATCGAACGCAGCAAATGCGTGTGTTGCAGCGCCGACCTCGGAGGAAACTGGAACAGTAGACCAATCTACCCAACCCCAGGGGTCTCCCATTGCACGATCAGCTTCGACTGCATTCGTTAGCTTGACAGTCTCTAGGAGTCGTACTTTAAGCGGTTACCTAGACTATCCAACGTATCCAGATGCTTGGCCAGTGAGGTATCAAGGATAGCACCGGGATGAAGCGAGAACGCTTGGAGTCCACGACTGCCTAGCTTCTCAGCGAGAGAGATGGCAAACAGCATGTTTGCTGTCTTTGACTGTCCGTATGCACTCCACTTGTTGTATCTTTCACCATTCTGTTTGCCGATCAGCAATAATTTCACAGTCAAGTATTGTAAGAGCTTACACTGAAATTGATGTCACCCCATCGAATAGGCCCCAAGCGGTGACCATTGCTGGAAACACTGACCACTCGAGGCGCCTCCGAAGAAAGGATCTTATCCATGATTAAATTTGTGAACAAGAAGTGACCTAGATGGTTCGAAGCAAATTGACCTTCGAAACCATCCTCTGTGAGCCCAAAGTCCGTCGCCATGATCCCGGCATTATTGACCAAGACATCAATCTCGGGAACATCTGACCATCCATTGACCTCTTCTGCAGCTGCACGAACAGAGCGAAGAGAACCAAGATCAATGGTCAGAAGCTTTGTCTTAAGGTTGGGACACTTGGCCGCAAGGTTGTCTGCGGTTTGTTGAAGCTTGTTAACACTCCGACCAGCTAGAATCGCCAGTCCTGGTTCTGCCACTGCAATAGCTTCTACAAAGAGTGCACCGAGCCCACCTGGGCTTGCACCTGTTGTAAGGATagtcttgcccttgataATAGGTGCATACTCTTGTGCGAGCTGGTGAACCGTTGTCTGGGGAGTATGCTGTACCATGATGGCTAGGAGGTTTTGGATGGAAGTAAAATACAAGATCGAATGGTACAAGATAATGTGGATAGATGTTTCTGAGGAATACTTCATTCCTTTTATATTCTTCTCTCAACAGCAACTTATGTGGATCTCATATGATCCGCAGGCAATGTTTCCGGGATAGTGTATCTGGCTGGCGTCAGCCAGATCCTAGTGGAGTTCCCATCCAAGGCAAAGACTCGGACA contains:
- a CDS encoding hypothetical protein (EggNog:ENOG41); protein product: MVQHTPQTTVHQLAQEYAPIIKGKTILTTGASPGGLGALFVEAIAVAEPGLAILAGRSVNKLQQTADNLAAKCPNLKTKLLTIDLGSLRSVRAAAEEVNGWSDVPEIDVLVNNAGIMATDFGLTEDGFEGQFASNHLGHFLFTNLIMDKILSSEAPRVVSVSSNGHRLGPIRWGDINFSNGERYNKWSAYGQSKTANMLFAISLAEKLGSRGLQAFSLHPGAILDTSLAKHLDTLDSLETVKLTNAVEADRAMGDPWGWVDWSTVPVSSEVGAATHAFAAFDPDLEEHNGAYLLECRLADPMTDTVRPWATSSTEAELLWRKSEEMVGQKFSY